A part of Pradoshia eiseniae genomic DNA contains:
- a CDS encoding AEC family transporter, whose translation MAFFNVLIPVFAIFILGYIGEKKIGFDPKSISAMSLYIMTPVLVFKTFYTNVLDSDYLYITIFALGLCAALILLVYFISYIRGYSTREKCGLILGSVFMNNGNYGTPVALLLFGAAGFDYAVILMVIQTIVMATVGIYFAARGSDIGGGFKDTIGVVMRMPIIYGAVAGWLFQVTGITIGSSFMTTLDLVGNAAIPTIMLVLGMQLAKISLKNVEKEKVFYAVTLKLAIAPIIAWGIGYFLPVDMLLKQLMVVMAGMPAAANTTMYAIQFNTEPEFVSVCTFVSTILSLVSLPVIFAFIL comes from the coding sequence TTGGCTTTTTTTAATGTATTAATTCCTGTATTTGCGATATTCATATTAGGCTATATTGGAGAGAAGAAAATCGGGTTCGACCCAAAATCCATCTCGGCCATGTCATTATATATCATGACTCCGGTGCTTGTATTTAAGACTTTCTACACGAACGTGCTTGATAGTGATTATTTGTACATTACGATTTTCGCATTGGGGCTTTGTGCTGCGCTCATTTTGCTTGTTTATTTTATTTCCTATATTCGAGGCTATTCCACTAGGGAGAAATGTGGACTGATTCTCGGTTCGGTCTTTATGAATAACGGGAATTATGGAACCCCAGTAGCTCTATTGCTTTTTGGGGCTGCAGGGTTTGATTACGCAGTCATACTGATGGTTATCCAAACAATCGTGATGGCGACTGTTGGCATCTATTTTGCTGCACGCGGCAGTGATATTGGAGGCGGCTTTAAGGATACGATAGGTGTGGTCATGAGGATGCCGATCATTTATGGAGCAGTGGCAGGCTGGCTTTTTCAAGTGACAGGCATTACGATTGGTTCCTCGTTCATGACGACACTTGACCTCGTTGGGAATGCGGCTATTCCGACAATCATGCTGGTCTTGGGAATGCAACTCGCAAAGATTTCCCTTAAGAACGTTGAAAAAGAGAAAGTGTTTTATGCTGTGACGCTCAAATTGGCGATTGCTCCTATCATTGCTTGGGGAATCGGGTATTTCCTTCCGGTAGATATGCTGCTGAAGCAATTAATGGTCGTTATGGCCGGAATGCCTGCGGCAGCTAATACAACGATGTATGCAATTCAATTCAATACCGAGCCTGAATTTGTTTCTGTCTGTACATTTGTATCGACGATTCTTAGCTTAGTATCGCTTCCGGTGATATTCGCCTTCATCTTGTAA
- a CDS encoding MFS transporter: MINGLKQLFIPYKGLPKEIYIIFIARIMNSLGGFVNPLLVLILTQKVGLDTGIAGTYITFISVIAVPGLLLGGKLTDLFNRKWIIFACQGLGAFIYIAVGFVSPSMLMVYMIMAASFFFIMCSPAYDAILADLTSPDNRKGAYSLVYMGWNIGFAIGPAIAGLLFKDFLSLIFIIDGICTLFATTLIVIFIKETKRTVTETDRVLEQNVEGSIFKVLLSRPILIMFALILLCIEFAYTQWAFSIPLHLNELFGDIGASHFGILASFNGILVIIFTPILTRITQKARPIRVIASGALCYAIAFGMLAFTTVLPLFYLSIFIMTIGEILIAINAATFMANMTPASHRGRMSSVLPLLIGTGNATSPMIMGNYISAHSISSAWVLIGTLSFLSAALMWILQRAANKYVTVNHDDTVAH; the protein is encoded by the coding sequence ATGATAAACGGACTTAAGCAATTATTCATTCCTTATAAAGGACTGCCGAAGGAAATCTATATTATTTTTATTGCCAGGATCATGAACAGCCTGGGTGGATTCGTCAACCCATTGCTCGTCCTAATTTTGACGCAGAAGGTCGGTTTAGATACGGGTATTGCCGGTACCTATATTACCTTCATCTCCGTCATCGCCGTTCCTGGTTTGCTGCTAGGGGGAAAGCTTACTGATTTATTCAACCGGAAATGGATTATCTTCGCCTGCCAGGGACTAGGAGCATTCATCTATATCGCTGTCGGATTTGTCTCCCCTTCCATGTTGATGGTGTACATGATTATGGCCGCATCCTTCTTTTTCATCATGTGTTCACCCGCTTATGATGCCATACTGGCTGATTTAACGAGTCCCGACAATCGCAAAGGTGCCTATTCCCTTGTTTATATGGGCTGGAATATCGGATTTGCGATAGGCCCAGCGATTGCCGGGCTGCTGTTCAAGGATTTTCTGTCCCTTATCTTTATCATCGATGGCATTTGCACCCTGTTCGCTACTACCCTCATCGTTATCTTCATTAAAGAAACAAAGCGCACTGTCACAGAGACAGACAGAGTTCTCGAACAGAATGTCGAAGGCTCCATCTTTAAAGTATTATTATCACGGCCAATCCTGATCATGTTTGCCTTGATTCTGCTCTGCATCGAGTTCGCCTATACACAATGGGCCTTCTCCATCCCGCTTCATTTAAATGAATTATTCGGTGATATCGGTGCGTCACATTTCGGAATCCTCGCTTCCTTTAATGGAATTTTGGTGATTATCTTTACCCCAATCTTGACGAGGATTACCCAAAAAGCAAGACCCATTCGCGTTATTGCCAGTGGTGCCCTCTGCTATGCAATAGCCTTCGGCATGCTCGCATTCACGACGGTTCTCCCCTTATTCTATCTATCTATTTTCATTATGACGATTGGCGAGATCTTGATTGCCATTAATGCTGCGACCTTCATGGCGAATATGACACCCGCTTCACACAGGGGAAGAATGAGCAGCGTCCTCCCCTTGCTTATCGGAACAGGCAACGCAACCAGTCCAATGATCATGGGAAATTATATTTCCGCGCACTCGATTTCATCTGCCTGGGTCCTGATTGGCACACTCAGCTTTCTTTCAGCTGCTCTCATGTGGATATTGCAACGGGCTGCGAATAAATATGTCACCGTCAATCATGATGACACAGTCGCACATTAA
- a CDS encoding DUF2187 family protein, whose product MYTEKNIGKIGDVIHFKRDNLFVIGQIISLREVTCVVEISQAYADELKLETTRTVVRHGKYKIFDMKEKGNLPSCDYMPETNAVLHT is encoded by the coding sequence GTGTATACAGAAAAGAATATCGGCAAAATTGGTGATGTAATTCATTTTAAGAGAGACAACTTATTTGTCATTGGCCAAATTATTTCGTTAAGAGAAGTGACCTGTGTTGTTGAAATTTCGCAAGCATATGCTGATGAACTGAAGCTTGAAACGACTAGAACGGTGGTGCGGCATGGCAAATACAAAATCTTTGATATGAAGGAGAAAGGTAATCTCCCCTCCTGTGATTATATGCCCGAAACCAACGCTGTATTGCATACATAG
- a CDS encoding DUF4931 domain-containing protein produces the protein MEHQQLFFSSALISQKPNTIRNQNTDCPFCRTEELEEILAREGNIIWLMNKYPTLKDTYQTVIIETDECTSDMRQYSTSHMRKLMRFCLDKWQEIEGTDRYRSVILFKNHGPYSGGSISHPHMQIIGMNEVDYHQNITMANFEGTNAFTHNGVELTISAYPIIGFTEFNLLASADNQYDTFADMLQVLIRYILNGFHKGCNSFNLFFYRFNDKIICKAIPRFVVSPLFVGYKIPQVLMDIDLNRMTKDLSALYSAYARSELA, from the coding sequence TTGGAACATCAGCAGTTATTCTTTTCCAGTGCCCTCATCAGCCAAAAGCCAAATACCATCCGCAACCAAAACACTGATTGCCCCTTTTGCCGGACAGAGGAATTGGAAGAAATCCTGGCTAGGGAAGGAAATATCATCTGGCTCATGAACAAATACCCAACATTAAAGGATACCTATCAGACAGTTATTATTGAAACAGATGAATGCACGTCAGATATGAGACAATACTCTACATCTCATATGAGGAAATTAATGAGGTTTTGCCTTGATAAATGGCAGGAAATTGAAGGGACAGACCGTTATCGATCGGTTATATTATTTAAAAACCATGGTCCCTATTCCGGCGGCAGCATCAGCCATCCGCATATGCAAATCATCGGCATGAACGAGGTGGATTACCATCAAAACATCACGATGGCCAACTTCGAGGGAACCAATGCCTTCACTCATAACGGAGTTGAGCTGACCATCTCCGCTTATCCAATCATCGGGTTTACCGAATTTAATCTACTAGCATCTGCAGACAATCAATACGATACTTTCGCAGATATGCTCCAAGTCCTAATTCGTTACATACTGAACGGATTTCACAAAGGCTGCAATAGCTTTAATCTATTCTTTTACCGCTTCAATGACAAAATCATCTGCAAGGCCATTCCCCGCTTTGTCGTTTCTCCGCTATTTGTGGGCTATAAAATCCCACAAGTCCTCATGGATATCGATTTGAATCGTATGACAAAAGATTTATCCGCCCTTTATTCCGCTTATGCCAGGAGTGAGCTTGCTTAG